A genome region from Musa acuminata AAA Group cultivar baxijiao chromosome BXJ3-5, Cavendish_Baxijiao_AAA, whole genome shotgun sequence includes the following:
- the LOC103984986 gene encoding uncharacterized protein LOC103984986 isoform X1 produces the protein MGALATLTKWIPEDDFLLKNAVEAGASLESLAKGAVCFSRRFTLRELQDRWYSLLYDSDTSAEASARMIEFEIEVSMSNPSKGNRNCNLKGKYSVSGKRKGDSIRSHYHARRKRIRSEPCNSGNPGFLAHYPHVASDSIYGGGDRLNLQDQQQADNICPGERILSCYGYQETGYDNEHIFPEMLKFGSATASGNNCHHAFHSEYVGSVEDECPDGIVDKEYLYDFKENISLELVDKEQLNAAEQSFENDYIQKSPPPQFLRDVQKDPSQFLEENLPSLDASEDINENKPIQPLPINDSCGDKVIEVKPLSSPASENENYDGVQKINNTSLHVPKCGDIVHQLGCSSTTTYPLSGTADISSQSMLMNMHLEDKKVLAIDDHINKAGCHNMSSEANIGEGISNVGLNSPTMISETDLMDFSGAFLEFADDEDIIFMDMDEKDIGDKSSLNGLSSILLSSPSDTHEDDQANCDIKEMENVDTSAVIFEGDQSEGTNKNCDQIGSFCDNDLTVCVRENVPTASSAVSHTVKPLEGLLICTLNTEDPEIPCNDDVLLPTQLLAQFPAPIKLPSTDGKCPLLHVTKVKEEHMPIAQPLVSSFTKVPSALPKGGLLNSTDDCRLEANSFERVGVSRDASLAAKDKKSCMLQSIALHSVAGALMKEEIVTDSEKQYKFDNSVNPSLGTAAPLSDHAKLYTSNTADGCKSELDMQGISTSDQELQISDSEDDVPNFSDVEALILDMDLGPHDQESCLFTKEVSLYQPVHSKKAIMRLEQGARAYMNRKILSHGAFAVFYGRRMKYFIKKTEVSLGRGTDDVEVDIDLREEGHANKISRRQAIIKMDKDGSFLLKNTGKCSIFVNSKEVAARKRIVLSSSSLIEVRGLKFIFEVNQSAVKRYIATSARGTSKGENTEFDWLNSRNA, from the exons ATGGGAGCTCTCGCGACGCTGACGAAGTGGATTCCGGAGGACGACTTCCTGCTCAAGAACGCCGTCGAA GCTGGTGCTTCCTTGGAGTCATTGGCTAAAGGTGCAGTATGCTTTTCCCGAAGGTTCACTCTTCGTGAACTGCAGGACCGTTGGTATTCTCTCCTCTATGATTCTGATACCTCAGCAGAGGCATCTGCtcgcatgattgaatttgaaattgAAGTTTCTATGTCCAATCCTTCCAAAGGTAACCGAAATTGCAACTTGAAAGGAAAGTATTCTGTGTCTGGTAAACGGAAAGGAGATAGCATAAGAAGCCATTACCATGCCAGGCGAAAACGTATCAGAAGTGAGCCTTGTAATTCTGGCAATCCTGGTTTCCTTGCACACTATCCACATGTTGCTAGTGACAGCATTTATGGCGGTGGAGACCGGTTAAACCTTCAGGATCAGCAACAAGCTGATAACATTTGTCCAGGAGAACGAATCTTAAGTTGTTACGGATATCAAGAAACTGGCTATGACAATGAACATATCTTCCCTGAAATGCTTAAATTTGGTTCTGCTACTGCCAGTGGTAACAATTGTCACCATGCATTTCATTCTGAGTATGTTGGATCTGTTGAAGATGAATGCCCAGATGGAATAGTAGACAAAGAATATCTATATgactttaaagaaaatatttccctTGAGTTAGTTGACAAAGAACAGTTAAATGCTGCAGAGCAGTCCTTTGAAAATGACTACATACAGAAAAGTCCTCCTCCCCAGTTCCTTAGAGATGTACAGAAGGATCCTTCTCAGTTTCTTGAGGAGAATCTTCCTTCTCTGGATGCATCTGAAGATATTAATGAAAATAAGCCAATTCAGCCATTGCCTATTAATGATTCATGTGGCGACAAAGTCATAGAAGTGAAACCCCTATCTAGTCCTGCTTCAGAAAATGAGAATTACGATGGTGTTCAAAAAATCAATAACACAAGTTTACATGTTCCCAAATGTGGGGATATAGTCCATCAGCTTGGTTGTTCATCTACCACAACTTATCCTCTTTCAGGAACGGCAGACATATCCTCACAAAGTATGCTGATGAATATGCATCTTGAAGATAAAAAGGTTCTCGCCATTGATGATCATATCAACAAAGCAGGATGCCATAACATGTCATCAGAAGCCAATATAGGTGAAGGAATATCTAATGTTGGATTAAATAGCCCAACAATGATATCAGAAACTGACCTGATGGACTTCTCTGGTGCTTTCTTGGAGTTTGCtgatgatgaggatatcatcttCATGGATATGGATGAGAAAGATATTGGAGACAAATCCAGCTTAAATGGTCTAAGCTCCATTTTATTGAGTTCTCCTAGTGATACACATGAAGATGATCAAGCTAATTGTGACATAAAAGAGATGGAGAATGTAGATACTAGTGCTGTGATATTTGAGGGGGATCAATCAGAAGGAACCAACAAAAACTGTGATCAGATTGGTTCTTTCTGTGACAATGATTTAACTGTGTGTGTTAGAGAAAATGTGCCAACTGCATCTTCAGCAGTGTCTCATACTGTTAAACCTCTTGAAGGGCTTCTAATTTGCACATTGAATACCGAGGATCCTGAAATTCCATGCAATGATGATGTTCTTTTACCTACGCAACTGCTGGCGCAGTTTCCTGCCCCTATTAAGCTACCATCTACTGATGGAAAGTGCCCTTTACTACATGTAACCAAAGTAAAGGAGGAACATATGCCAATTGCACAACCTCTAGTTTCTTCGTTCACAAAAGTGCCTTCTGCATTACCCAAAGGAGGATTGTTGAACTCAACTGATGATTGTAGGCTAGAAGCTAATTCCTTTGAAAGGGTTGGAGTCTCTAGAGATGCAAGCCTTGCTGCTAAAGATAAAAAGTCATGCATGTTACAATCCATTGCATTGCACTCTGTGGCAGGTGCTCTAATGAAGGAAGAAATTGTAACTGATTCGGAAAAGCAGTACAAATTTGATAACTCTGTCAATCCATCTTTGGGTACAGCAGCACCTTTATCCGATCATGCTAAACTTTACACCTCAAATACTGCTGATGGTTGTAAAAGCGAACTTGATATGCAAG GTATCTCAACTTCAGATCAGGAGCTTCAAATTTCTGACAGTGAAGATGATGTACCAAACTTCTCTGACGTTGAAGCGCTG ATACTTGATATGGACCTGGGTCCACATGATCAAGAGTCTTGCCTGTTCACGAAGGAAG TGTCACTCTATCAGCCTGTTCATAGTAAGAAGGCCATCATGAGGTTGGAGCAAGGTGCCCGGGCTTATATGAATAGAAAAATTTTATCGCATGGTGCTTTTGCAGTTTTTTATGGGCGCCGTATGAAGTACTTCATAAAAAAAACTGAG GTATCACTTGGAAGAGGGACAGATGATGTAGAAGTTGATATTGACTTGAGAGAAGAAGGGCATGCTAATAAAATATCTCGACGCCAG GCAATCATTAAGATGGACAAAGACGGATCCTTTCTCTTAAAGAACACAGGCAAGTGTTCTATATTTGTCAATAGCAAGGAGGTAGCAGCCAGAAAACGGATAGTTTTAAGTTCTAGTTCTTTGATTGAG
- the LOC135637913 gene encoding LEAF RUST 10 DISEASE-RESISTANCE LOCUS RECEPTOR-LIKE PROTEIN KINASE-like 1.5 has protein sequence MPPPPPLPPPPLLLCLIAAIFSFAAAAEAADGRPRPACSPPPPSSSGGEPCPPFGSPPHSFPFGSTPGCGHPSFRVNCSTPHSTLSIKSTTFVLLGISRPSSLLLTPLLHPSNSSVTACPSLPHAAIDLSGSPFRPSPDVCPHLAALRHCRPPTSAAGAACRRTSWQNRLLSEPNLLFHSCADGRTASSLSPFPAAACQRDEDVAAAITAFLRRGFHVEWDSSTDPYFAKCSFCNRTAGGACGFNDSASGKPFLCFPSSDHLPRNDSAASRRLLLLTTTLFATACVLLVFLSLWAAVVSLRRRRRGSDPGSDSMTAFLLRHHLHPPIYTYEQLRASTGGFDPRRKIGDGGFGSVYLAHLDDGRVAAVKRLHRHHPAAAATKSFCNEILILSSLRHPNLVRLHGYCCDPRGLLLVYDYVPNGTLADHLHGSRSSYSKPQVLPWAVRLDIAIQTAAALEYLHFGLKPPVVHRDITSSNIFVERDMRVKVGDFGLSRLLTLPDPSSSLGSSSEYVCCTGPQGTPGYLDPEYHRSFRLTEKSDVYSFGVVLLELVTGMKAVDVSRDRSEMALVDMVVSKIHVGALHQVVDPVLLHEGKEVMAMVEAVVELAFRCVAGDKDDRPDARELVQELKRIRSKIVDPPE, from the coding sequence atgccgccgccgccgccccttcctcctcctcctcttctcctgtgCCTCATCGCCGCCATCTTCTCCTTCGCGGCTGCTGCCGAGGCTGCTGATGGACGGCCTCGCCCGGCCTgctcccctcctcctccctcctcgagTGGAGGGGAGCCTTGTCCCCCGTTCGGGTCGCCGCCGCACTCTTTCCCCTTCGGCTCCACACCGGGCTGCGGCCACCCCTCCTTCCGAGTCAACTGCTCCACCCCCCACTCCACCCTCTCCATCAAATCCACCACCTTCGTCCTCCTCGGCATCTCCCGTCCCTCATCCCTCCTCCTTACCCCCCTCCTCCATCCCTCCAACTCCTCCGTCACCGCCTGCCCCTCCCTTCCCCACGCCGCCATAGACCTCTCCGGCTCTCCCTTCCGCCCCTCCCCCGATGTCTGCCCCCACCTCGCCGCTCTGCGCCACTGCCGCCCCCCAACGTCTGCCGCCGGCGCAGCCTGCCGTCGCACCTCCTGGCAGAACCGTCTCCTCTCCGAGCCCAACCTCCTTTTTCACTCTTGCGCCGATGGCCGCACGGCTTCCTCCCTCTCCCCCTTCCCTGCCGCAGCCTGCCAACGGGACGAAGACGTCGCCGCCGCCATCACGGCCTTCCTCCGCCGCGGCTTTCACGTCGAGTGGGACTCCTCCACCGACCCCTACTTTGCCAAATGCTCCTTCTGCAACCGCACCGCCGGGGGCGCCTGCGGCTTCAACGACTCGGCATCTGGCAAACCCTTCCTGTGCTTTCCCTCCTCCGATCATCTCCCCCGTAACGACTCGGCCGCctcccgccgcctcctcctcctcaccaCAACCCTCTTCGCCACCGCCTGCGTCCTTCTTGTCTTCCTCTCCCTTTGGGCTGCTGTCGTCTCCCTTCGTCGCCGCCGGCGCGGGAGCGACCCTGGCTCCGACTCCATGACCGCTTTCCTTCTCCGGCACCACCTCCATCCCCCGATCTACACATACGAACAGCTCCGCGCCTCCACCGGCGGGTTCGACCCGCGCCGCAAGATCGGCGATGGCGGGTTCGGATCCGTTTACCTCGCCCACCTCGATGATGGTCGCGTCGCTGCAGTGAAGCGTCTCCATCGCCACCACCCAGCCGCGGCGGCGACGAAGTCCTTCTGCAACGAGATCCTCATCCTTTCATCCCTCCGCCACCCCAACCTCGTCCGCCTCCACGGCTACTGCTGCGACCCCCGCGGCCTCCTCCTCGTCTACGACTACGTCCCCAACGGCACCCTCGCCGACCACCTGCACGGCTCCCGCAGCTCCTACAGCAAGCCCCAAGTCCTCCCCTGGGCCGTCCGCCTCGACATTGCCATCCAGACCGCCGCTGCCCTCGAGTACCTCCATTTCGGCCTCAAGCCGCCCGTCGTCCACCGCGACATCACCTCGTCGAACATCTTCGTCGAGAGGGACATGAGGGTCAAAGTCGGCGACTTCGGCCTCTCCAGGCTGCTCACGCTGCCGGACCCTTCGTCGTCCCTGGGCTCCTCGTCCGAGTACGTCTGCTGCACGGGGCCACAGGGCACGCCCGGGTACCTCGACCCGGAGTACCACCGGTCGTTCCGTCTCACCGAGAAGAGCGATGTGTATAGCTTCGGAGTGGTGCTGCTGGAGCTCGTGACAGGGATGAAGGCCGTGGATGTGAGCAGGGACAGGAGCGAGATGGCGCTGGTTGACATGGTGGTGTCGAAGATCCATGTAGGGGCGCTGCACCAGGTCGTAGATCCCGTCCTGCTGCATGAGGGTAAAGAGGTAATGGCGATGGTAGAGGCGGTGGTGGAGTTGGCATTCAGGTGCGTGGCAGGGGACAAGGATGACCGGCCAGACGCCAGGGAGCTGGTACAGGAGCTCAAAAGAATCCGCAGTAAGATCGTCGATCCTCCCGAGTGA
- the LOC103984986 gene encoding uncharacterized protein LOC103984986 isoform X2 — MGALATLTKWIPEDDFLLKNAVEAGASLESLAKGAVCFSRRFTLRELQDRWYSLLYDSDTSAEASARMIEFEIEVSMSNPSKGNRNCNLKGKYSVSGKRKGDSIRSHYHARRKRIRSEPCNSGNPGFLAHYPHVASDSIYGGGDRLNLQDQQQADNICPGERILSCYGYQETGYDNEHIFPEMLKFGSATASGNNCHHAFHSEYVGSVEDECPDGIVDKEYLYDFKENISLELVDKEQLNAAEQSFENDYIQKSPPPQFLRDVQKDPSQFLEENLPSLDASEDINENKPIQPLPINDSCGDKVIEVKPLSSPASENENYDGVQKINNTSLHVPKCGDIVHQLGCSSTTTYPLSGTADISSQSMLMNMHLEDKKVLAIDDHINKAGCHNMSSEANIGEGISNVGLNSPTMISETDLMDFSGAFLEFADDEDIIFMDMDEKDIGDKSSLNGLSSILLSSPSDTHEDDQANCDIKEMENVDTSAVIFEGDQSEGTNKNCDQIGSFCDNDLTVCVRENVPTASSAVSHTVKPLEGLLICTLNTEDPEIPCNDDVLLPTQLLAQFPAPIKLPSTDGKCPLLHVTKVKEEHMPIAQPLVSSFTKVPSALPKGGLLNSTDDCRLEANSFERVGVSRDASLAAKDKKSCMLQSIALHSVAGALMKEEIVTDSEKQYKFDNSVNPSLGTAAPLSDHAKLYTSNTADGCKSELDMQDQELQISDSEDDVPNFSDVEALILDMDLGPHDQESCLFTKEVSLYQPVHSKKAIMRLEQGARAYMNRKILSHGAFAVFYGRRMKYFIKKTEVSLGRGTDDVEVDIDLREEGHANKISRRQAIIKMDKDGSFLLKNTGKCSIFVNSKEVAARKRIVLSSSSLIEVRGLKFIFEVNQSAVKRYIATSARGTSKGENTEFDWLNSRNA; from the exons ATGGGAGCTCTCGCGACGCTGACGAAGTGGATTCCGGAGGACGACTTCCTGCTCAAGAACGCCGTCGAA GCTGGTGCTTCCTTGGAGTCATTGGCTAAAGGTGCAGTATGCTTTTCCCGAAGGTTCACTCTTCGTGAACTGCAGGACCGTTGGTATTCTCTCCTCTATGATTCTGATACCTCAGCAGAGGCATCTGCtcgcatgattgaatttgaaattgAAGTTTCTATGTCCAATCCTTCCAAAGGTAACCGAAATTGCAACTTGAAAGGAAAGTATTCTGTGTCTGGTAAACGGAAAGGAGATAGCATAAGAAGCCATTACCATGCCAGGCGAAAACGTATCAGAAGTGAGCCTTGTAATTCTGGCAATCCTGGTTTCCTTGCACACTATCCACATGTTGCTAGTGACAGCATTTATGGCGGTGGAGACCGGTTAAACCTTCAGGATCAGCAACAAGCTGATAACATTTGTCCAGGAGAACGAATCTTAAGTTGTTACGGATATCAAGAAACTGGCTATGACAATGAACATATCTTCCCTGAAATGCTTAAATTTGGTTCTGCTACTGCCAGTGGTAACAATTGTCACCATGCATTTCATTCTGAGTATGTTGGATCTGTTGAAGATGAATGCCCAGATGGAATAGTAGACAAAGAATATCTATATgactttaaagaaaatatttccctTGAGTTAGTTGACAAAGAACAGTTAAATGCTGCAGAGCAGTCCTTTGAAAATGACTACATACAGAAAAGTCCTCCTCCCCAGTTCCTTAGAGATGTACAGAAGGATCCTTCTCAGTTTCTTGAGGAGAATCTTCCTTCTCTGGATGCATCTGAAGATATTAATGAAAATAAGCCAATTCAGCCATTGCCTATTAATGATTCATGTGGCGACAAAGTCATAGAAGTGAAACCCCTATCTAGTCCTGCTTCAGAAAATGAGAATTACGATGGTGTTCAAAAAATCAATAACACAAGTTTACATGTTCCCAAATGTGGGGATATAGTCCATCAGCTTGGTTGTTCATCTACCACAACTTATCCTCTTTCAGGAACGGCAGACATATCCTCACAAAGTATGCTGATGAATATGCATCTTGAAGATAAAAAGGTTCTCGCCATTGATGATCATATCAACAAAGCAGGATGCCATAACATGTCATCAGAAGCCAATATAGGTGAAGGAATATCTAATGTTGGATTAAATAGCCCAACAATGATATCAGAAACTGACCTGATGGACTTCTCTGGTGCTTTCTTGGAGTTTGCtgatgatgaggatatcatcttCATGGATATGGATGAGAAAGATATTGGAGACAAATCCAGCTTAAATGGTCTAAGCTCCATTTTATTGAGTTCTCCTAGTGATACACATGAAGATGATCAAGCTAATTGTGACATAAAAGAGATGGAGAATGTAGATACTAGTGCTGTGATATTTGAGGGGGATCAATCAGAAGGAACCAACAAAAACTGTGATCAGATTGGTTCTTTCTGTGACAATGATTTAACTGTGTGTGTTAGAGAAAATGTGCCAACTGCATCTTCAGCAGTGTCTCATACTGTTAAACCTCTTGAAGGGCTTCTAATTTGCACATTGAATACCGAGGATCCTGAAATTCCATGCAATGATGATGTTCTTTTACCTACGCAACTGCTGGCGCAGTTTCCTGCCCCTATTAAGCTACCATCTACTGATGGAAAGTGCCCTTTACTACATGTAACCAAAGTAAAGGAGGAACATATGCCAATTGCACAACCTCTAGTTTCTTCGTTCACAAAAGTGCCTTCTGCATTACCCAAAGGAGGATTGTTGAACTCAACTGATGATTGTAGGCTAGAAGCTAATTCCTTTGAAAGGGTTGGAGTCTCTAGAGATGCAAGCCTTGCTGCTAAAGATAAAAAGTCATGCATGTTACAATCCATTGCATTGCACTCTGTGGCAGGTGCTCTAATGAAGGAAGAAATTGTAACTGATTCGGAAAAGCAGTACAAATTTGATAACTCTGTCAATCCATCTTTGGGTACAGCAGCACCTTTATCCGATCATGCTAAACTTTACACCTCAAATACTGCTGATGGTTGTAAAAGCGAACTTGATATGCAAG ATCAGGAGCTTCAAATTTCTGACAGTGAAGATGATGTACCAAACTTCTCTGACGTTGAAGCGCTG ATACTTGATATGGACCTGGGTCCACATGATCAAGAGTCTTGCCTGTTCACGAAGGAAG TGTCACTCTATCAGCCTGTTCATAGTAAGAAGGCCATCATGAGGTTGGAGCAAGGTGCCCGGGCTTATATGAATAGAAAAATTTTATCGCATGGTGCTTTTGCAGTTTTTTATGGGCGCCGTATGAAGTACTTCATAAAAAAAACTGAG GTATCACTTGGAAGAGGGACAGATGATGTAGAAGTTGATATTGACTTGAGAGAAGAAGGGCATGCTAATAAAATATCTCGACGCCAG GCAATCATTAAGATGGACAAAGACGGATCCTTTCTCTTAAAGAACACAGGCAAGTGTTCTATATTTGTCAATAGCAAGGAGGTAGCAGCCAGAAAACGGATAGTTTTAAGTTCTAGTTCTTTGATTGAG